DNA sequence from the Camelus dromedarius isolate mCamDro1 chromosome 24, mCamDro1.pat, whole genome shotgun sequence genome:
GGCTTGGGTTCCCAAAGAACGTTCTGATGTGGGAGCTTTAGGTTTTGGGGAAATGAATTATTTCTTGGGAGGTGGACAATGGGAGGTCCAGGGCTGGGTCTGTCTCCCCAACACTCTCCCGTGTGCCCAGCCAGGGGACTGAAGGTGGAGCCGCTGAAGGAGACACGGGATTCTCAACCTGCAAATCTGATCACAAATGGCAGGCACCCTATGCCCAGCATCCCTGCCTGGCCTGCATCTGTGGCCCCAGCCCTCTGGATCAGGGGCCTTACAGAGGTTGTATGAGCAAGAAAGGAGAGCTGCCCAGCCTTTGGCTTGGCAGGGAGAAGGAATGTGGGAGGCTTTTCCGATTCCTAAGTTTCTTCCACTTCTCAGAAAGTACCCATCTGTCTCGATGCCCCTGCATCAACCTAGTGTCTGGGCAGCTCCCCCTCGAGGAGCTGTTTACCCTTGGAGGGCACGTTGGGTCTCAGAGCAGCCGCAAATGTTTGACTTAGGTCAAAAATTATGCTCAGTGAATACTCCAATACTCTAttattgcttttttcccctacctGATCTCttgatttctgagaaaaaaaaatgtggatctATTAGTTTCTCGAGTATGTAGGACATTTTTTGCTTTAGATCATACAAAACTCTGTTGTTGGTGCAGAAAGGCTAATGCCTCTTACATCTTTTTAGCGGCTTGTAACTTTTATCAATGTAAAATACCCCTGTATCTCATTCTTAAGACTGTGAGCCTTGGGTTCTTTTATCTGAGGTTATCTGATATGTGATCATCCACAGCCACTTTCATCTTTTTGCAATTTTCCCACATATATTCAtcaatcaaaaagaaataaaaagaaggtaTTTAACAGCAAGGtgctactatatagcacagggaaatatatacaataccttgtaatagcctgtaatgaaaagaatatgaaaaggaatatatacacatgtataactgaatcactacgttgtacaccagaaattaacacaacattgtaaactgactatactacaattaaaaaaaaaaaagagcacggGTGGtgatagcttagtggtagagtgcatggttaaCACGCACGAGGttttaggttcaatccccagtacctccatttaaaaaataaacaaatctattttttttaaaggaaagaagtggggagggtatagctcaggtggtagagtgtatgctgagcatacacagggtcctatgttcaatccccagtacctccatttaaaaaataaacaaatctatttttttttaaaggaaagaagtggggagggtatagctcaggtggtagagtgtatgctgagcatacacagggtcctacgttcaatccccagtacctcctctaaaaataaacaagtaaacctaattacctccccccccaaaaaaattcaataaataaaatttttaaaaattttttaaaataaaaaaaaattttaaaaagaaaagaagacatttagaaagaaattacaaatgtTAAATTTCTTAACCTCCTTATGCTTGATCCCTACTGCAATATACTTGCTGGAATCCTTGGAAAATAGTAAATTCCTTCCACTAACAGTATTATGGATTTTTGTGATTGCCAAAGAAACAGAAGTTTCATATGATTCACTGATACCTTATGGGGATAAAGGCACATCCGGCCTGCTTGAGAGTTTGTTGTTGTATGGTCCCAGAAATCATGTTTGAGAAGTCCTAGATTATCAGAATTATGTACGAGCCCACACATTTCTCAGTAAATCTGATTAGAAGACATCCCGACAGTCCTTATCATCGCTGTCATCAAATGCTCCTTAGAACACCCAGCAAAGCATTTGGCACGATTCTCTTTTCCAAATGTGCTCATCACATCCTGTGAGCATGTTTCTGCCTATGTTAGGAATGTACAGGGGGTAGGAGATGCGTCTTTCTCTTCTGACTCACGTAAGCTAGGAGAACTCCCCGTGCTGGAGACAGGTACCTGGCCGACAGGTACGTGCCTTTCTAAGGATCTGCTAATGGGGATTCCGTAGCCTGGCCTGGTCTTCATCTTTTCTCAacctcttgttttattttatgtaaaacctTTTTTATTATGGGAAATGGATAAGACAAGAACCAACCTTGAATATTGTTCcacatttctacatttttctctTATGGAATCTACCCCTTTTAAacgtttgttctttttttttttttttttttttttgcaggggttggggggaattaggtttatttatttatttattttagaggaggtactggggattgaacccaggacctcatgcatgcatgAGCtttaccacttaagctataccctcccccttgctcCAAATTCTGACCACGCTTCCCTATTTTATCAAGTGCgccaattcattttttttttatctatatcCATGTTATTATTCTGCCTTTTGGCTAAAATGTTTTACCTCAGCAATAGTTTGAATTTCCAAACACTTTCTTGTTCTCCAATTGGTCTTCCAAAGTATagtcctttttgtttgtttgtttttgtattttttttcttggttctcACTTTATAGTCTAATTCTTATTTAAAGcttataaacagcttttatttaatacttataaaCAGGAAACCAGTTAGAATTTTCCTGGTGGTCTGCTGTTCCATGTATTATCTCAGTTTTCTCTGGAGTCAATTCAGTTTATTCAAACAGATCCTTCTGGTGCACATGCAGGTTTTCTGCAAACATTTCTTCATCCTTGGTTGTTGCAAAGTAAAAGGTTAAATGAACAGGCCTAGGATGTTCAAAGCCTTCACAGTCCAGGAAAGGACTGGCCCTTGACTGTCTCCTAGGAAATAACCTCTGAGCCCTTGAAAAGTCCTGCCTGAAGACTGTCTTTGTAGACCTGGATTTTTGGGCCACTCCAGATAGTTAGTTGATGTTAATGATGTGATATACGGCAGGGCGTTGGGCCACACGTATCAGCTGGACCTCTGGAGGGGCTGAGAACTAACGTCAGTTACATAGGCACGCCATGCCTAGGCGATGAAATCTCCAAACTCCAGACACCAAGGCTCAGGTGAGCTTCCTTGATTGGCAGACCTTCATGAGTGTTGTCACACGTGGTTGCTGGAAAAATTAAGCACTGTCCCCCTGGCTCCCCTGGGAGAAAGCAGCTGGAAGCTTGCATCTGATCTCCCCCAGACTCTCCTCTGCACCTTTTACATTTCACTGATGTTATTCATTCGCTGTAAGGAAACATAACCATGAACACAAcagcttttctgagttctgtgaatcCTAATGAATCATTGACTCTGAGGGTGATCTTGTGGACCCCAGTTTGTTGTCTGTTCACGTCTATGACTAAGAGCCACCTTGGTGACTTTGGTACCCTGCAGCATTGCCTGCCAGGAAGGGAAGCTGCCTGTAGGCTCTATGGAGTTAGGTGGGGCTTGTTCCCCAGGCAGCAGGCAGACACAGAGGCTAAAAGTCCTCCAGATGATCAAAATCAGGCCTGCCTTTATGATGTGGGTCCTATGAAGGATCATAACTTTAACAGCAAGTGACACAGTGCTAGACCTCCAATCAGCACTTGGTGAGGACTTGTTAAACATTTGCTGTCATGGGAGTCCTGTCTGTGAGCCAGGTCCTTGGTCCTTCCTGAAGGAAGGAGTGGGTAGaaaagagggcagcagaggggggTAGCCAGGACCCCAGCGTTACAGGGATTGTTTGGGTGCTCTGGTTCCTGATATGTAGCTAGGGGACCCAGCCCCAGCAGAAGCTCAAAGCTGGGGCATGTGAGGTCCCACGTTCGCCAACAGCCCTTGAACCAGAGAGGTCAACCTGGGGTAAGGCGAGGGCCAGGGTTCCCGtggctccctctcccccaggggGCGCCCCAGCCCAGCACCGGAGCAGGCGGAAGAAGAGGGGGCGCTAAGCGGCGAGAGAAGAGGCCATGGACGCGCGGGTTGGGGCGCTGCTGCTGGCGCAGCTGTTGGTGCAGATCGAAGTCGGGAGGCAGGGTGAGCTCAGGCGGGGGCTGCCGGCGCAACTAGGGGTGATGGGGGAGGACGGGGCGCGTGGAGACCGAAGGGAGCTCACCTTCTCTCTTACCCCCACTTTCCCCACCCAGCGTTGCAGGATGAGGAACTGCTGCTTCCAGGTAAGGCCTCCAGGAGGCGCGCTTCTCTGTTCAGGGCACCTGGACCGGAGCTTGAAGGGCGCCTCatcttctcctctctcccccgCCTCAGGTTTCCAGAACTCGTCGTTGCTCACATGTAACTGATGGGCCCCTGAGGGAGGGGCGGGCACCTGCGGCCCACGTGGGGCGGGTCCCCAGCGTCCCTGTCTTCCTCTGCTGCGCGACCCCAGGACACGCGGTTCCCCAGGGAGTCCCTTCCCTTCGCGCACCCCGGTGGCTGAGGGTGGGCGAGGTGGACCCGCCTTCTGCAGCTCAGCCCCGTGTCCGTCTGTCCATCCCAGGGCCTTGCGGCAAACGGAGCATCCAGCCACGGATAGTGGGTGGAAAGGACGCGGAGCTGGGGCGCTGGCCGTGGCAGGCCAGCCTGCGCCTCTGGGGCAGCCACCACTGCGGAGGGAGCCTGCTCAACCGCCGCTGGGTGCTCTCGGCCGCGCACTGCTTCCGAAAGTGAGTTTGGGGGCGGGCGGCCCGCTGACCGGGGTCTGCACCCGGGGATCTGCCCGCACATCGCACTGGATGCGGCCCGGGTGTGCTGGTGAGCCCCAGGCCGGGCTGCAGCCGATTACACCCACAAGGTCCCCGTTGGTGCTCCTGGAGGAAACCCTGTGCAGTTTCTTCCAGAATGTTCTTCCAGAACATTCCCATGCACATTTGTGtgtcttgttcttttctttctttctttcacttctccCCAAATGGCACCACCAGCCTCCACCTTCCTCATCCCACCTCCCAGTGGAGGTGAGCCCCGGGTTGGGAGGAGTGAGGGGAGGTGAGTCAGTGCTGGACACAGAGCCTGGCCTGTGGGGATGGTCACCATGGAAGCTGTTTTGAGTCCAGTCTGCTGTGGCGCCTCCTTTCTGAGGAGGGCTCCGGGAGGTGCCAGGTGGTTGAGTACCTGGCCTGGTGAGCTGGCAGAAGAGgcaccctccttcccccacttccAGCTCTCCCCCAAGTCCCCAGGTCGTGGGACTTTGCTGGAGGCTCTCTGGGCCCTCACCATTTCTGCCCTGGACTCTGGTGGGTAGAAAGACCTGCTAATGGTCCGGGGGGAGCCCCGCAGCAGCCCTGGCCCTTTCCCTTCAGGGAGCAGCCCCAGAGCACTCAGGTGGCCCATTGTCCCTCTGAGGACCCCtgactgctccccacccccaccagggaCCAGAATCCCTCGAAGTGGACGGTCCAGTTTGGTGTGCTGACTTCCAAGCCATCGTTATGGAACATATGGGCCTACTTCCATCGTTACAGGGTGCGGGATATTATTGTAAACCCTTACTTCAAGGTGTCTTCAGTCAACGACATTGCCCTGCTGAGGCTGGCCACCTCCGTCACCTATAATAAGCACATTCAGCCCATCTGTGTCCTGACCTCCTCCTCCGAGTTCAAGAACCGGAATGACTGCTGGGTGACTGGCTGGGGGTACATCAGTGAGAAGAAGAGTGAGGTTGGGGACAGACGGGTGGGGAAGGGGAACATTTTCCTTCACCCCTTGTCCCAGCCATACCAGCTGCAG
Encoded proteins:
- the PRSS41 gene encoding serine protease 41, whose product is MDARVGALLLAQLLVQIEVGRQALQDEELLLPGFQNSSLLTWPCGKRSIQPRIVGGKDAELGRWPWQASLRLWGSHHCGGSLLNRRWVLSAAHCFRKDQNPSKWTVQFGVLTSKPSLWNIWAYFHRYRVRDIIVNPYFKVSSVNDIALLRLATSVTYNKHIQPICVLTSSSEFKNRNDCWVTGWGYISEKKSLPHPHSLQEVQVSVINKSRCMYLFHQPDVRSDGEDDVICAGFEDGKRDACKGDSGGPLVCEKKDLWIQIGIVSWGVGCGRPNRPGVYTNVSNHFNWIQMVTARSTPRPQPSQLLLPLALLWAPRLL